One region of Streptomyces subrutilus genomic DNA includes:
- a CDS encoding DEAD/DEAH box helicase, giving the protein MARKDLRPHQREAVDAVLRALEVPAGGRVPERGLRTQVIMATGSGKSLVAVRSAEELRAGRVLVLVPSLDLLVQTAAAWREGGRAGRSLAVCSLRPKDAGMPTTTDAAELARWGGPSTSRVTVFATYASLGLGTVERAHLAGLPGWDLIVVDEAHRTSGRIGKPWAVAHDNTRIPAVRRLYLTATPRVWQVGEEGGPAAAGGAGEGAEEGRARGHGELVASMEDDPLGPFGARCYTLTLSEAIDRGICAPYRVVCVDVTDPQFRAAVLLGPGGRSDAVRGARMAALQTALVKAAAQEGFRRTLVFHHLTKEAEAFAAGLPAVAERLRTSRGSGGGPAYPRTVWADWLSGQHSAAHRRRVLGAFADGRVAEKAFLGSVRVLGEGVDTKECDSVYWADVRGSMPDLVQAVGRALRIRPGEGKVASLVVPVLLEPGETPEAMLTSRAYGDLARLLEALRAHDSRLVESLAQPQAPSRTAAPAAGSGAQALLSFSTPPDPALLAAFVRLRVLHPEHAHWRRGVEAARIYAASAGDLKVPFGFKVPARDAAWPPGLAGFPLGQWIADARRTYRRGALGRERAAELDGLGMVWSHFDVAFEEGLAAAAGWAAEHGHLLPPVDATWRGAPVGVWVKNQRAAARREGPGALSEERREALEAVDPSWCPVWEISWQRAFHLTRVHLDAGGRLPLSPGELVVQGEDLGGWVRGQRLNWEGLSWAQRWLLEHVLGVSAATAAQRPPPRRSHARSWAAQLEAARQFRDREGHLKVPRTHVERVGGRELRLGSWIANQRSRADSLTPDRVEALEALDMRW; this is encoded by the coding sequence ATGGCGAGGAAGGACCTTCGACCGCACCAGCGCGAGGCCGTCGATGCCGTGCTGCGGGCGCTGGAGGTGCCCGCCGGGGGCCGGGTCCCCGAGCGCGGGCTGCGCACCCAGGTGATCATGGCCACCGGCTCGGGGAAGTCCCTGGTCGCCGTCCGCTCGGCGGAGGAGCTGCGGGCCGGGCGGGTGCTGGTGCTCGTGCCCTCCCTGGACCTGCTGGTGCAGACCGCCGCCGCCTGGCGGGAGGGCGGCCGCGCCGGCCGGTCGCTGGCCGTGTGCTCCCTGCGGCCAAAGGACGCGGGCATGCCGACCACCACCGACGCGGCCGAACTGGCCCGTTGGGGCGGTCCGTCCACCAGCAGGGTGACGGTGTTCGCCACGTACGCCTCGCTGGGTTTGGGCACCGTCGAGCGCGCCCATCTCGCCGGACTGCCGGGCTGGGACCTGATCGTGGTCGACGAGGCGCACCGGACCTCCGGGCGGATCGGCAAGCCCTGGGCGGTGGCGCACGACAACACGCGGATCCCCGCCGTGCGGCGGCTCTATCTGACGGCCACGCCCCGCGTCTGGCAGGTCGGCGAGGAAGGCGGGCCCGCAGCGGCGGGAGGGGCCGGCGAGGGAGCGGAGGAGGGCCGCGCGCGGGGACACGGCGAGCTGGTCGCGTCCATGGAGGACGATCCGCTCGGCCCCTTCGGCGCGCGCTGCTACACGCTCACCCTCTCCGAGGCCATCGACCGCGGGATCTGCGCCCCGTACCGGGTGGTGTGCGTGGACGTCACCGATCCCCAGTTCCGGGCTGCCGTGCTGCTGGGCCCGGGCGGCCGCTCGGACGCGGTGCGCGGGGCGCGGATGGCGGCGCTGCAGACCGCGCTGGTGAAGGCGGCCGCCCAGGAGGGGTTCCGGCGGACGCTCGTCTTCCACCACCTGACCAAGGAGGCCGAGGCGTTCGCGGCGGGCCTCCCGGCCGTGGCGGAGCGGCTGCGGACCAGCCGCGGAAGCGGCGGCGGGCCGGCGTACCCCCGTACGGTCTGGGCGGACTGGCTGTCGGGGCAGCACTCCGCCGCCCACCGGCGGCGGGTGCTGGGCGCGTTCGCGGATGGCCGGGTCGCGGAGAAGGCCTTCCTCGGCAGTGTGCGGGTGCTCGGCGAGGGCGTGGACACCAAGGAGTGCGATTCCGTCTACTGGGCCGACGTACGGGGGTCCATGCCCGACCTGGTCCAGGCCGTCGGGCGGGCGCTGCGCATCCGCCCCGGGGAGGGGAAGGTGGCCTCGCTGGTGGTGCCCGTGCTGCTGGAGCCGGGCGAGACTCCGGAGGCGATGCTCACCTCGCGGGCGTACGGGGACCTCGCGCGGCTGCTCGAGGCGTTGCGGGCGCACGACTCGCGGCTGGTCGAGTCGCTGGCCCAGCCGCAGGCGCCGAGCCGGACCGCGGCCCCGGCGGCGGGCTCCGGCGCGCAGGCGCTGCTGAGCTTCTCCACCCCCCCGGATCCCGCGCTGCTGGCCGCCTTCGTACGGCTGCGCGTGCTGCATCCGGAGCACGCGCACTGGCGCCGCGGGGTCGAGGCCGCCCGGATCTACGCCGCCTCGGCCGGGGACCTCAAGGTGCCGTTCGGCTTCAAGGTGCCGGCGCGGGACGCGGCGTGGCCGCCGGGGCTGGCCGGGTTCCCGCTCGGCCAGTGGATCGCCGACGCGCGGCGCACCTACCGCCGGGGCGCGCTGGGCCGGGAGCGGGCGGCCGAGCTCGACGGGCTCGGCATGGTGTGGAGCCACTTCGACGTGGCCTTCGAGGAGGGCCTGGCGGCGGCCGCCGGCTGGGCGGCGGAGCACGGCCACCTGCTGCCGCCGGTGGACGCCACGTGGCGCGGGGCGCCGGTCGGGGTGTGGGTCAAGAACCAGCGGGCGGCGGCCCGCCGCGAGGGGCCGGGGGCCCTGTCGGAAGAGCGGCGCGAGGCGCTGGAGGCGGTGGACCCGTCCTGGTGTCCCGTCTGGGAGATCTCCTGGCAGCGCGCCTTCCACCTGACGCGGGTCCACCTCGACGCGGGCGGCCGGCTTCCCCTCTCCCCCGGCGAACTGGTGGTCCAGGGCGAGGACCTGGGCGGCTGGGTCCGCGGCCAGCGGCTCAACTGGGAGGGGCTGTCCTGGGCGCAGCGCTGGCTCCTGGAGCACGTGCTCGGGGTGAGCGCGGCGACGGCGGCGCAGCGCCCGCCGCCGCGCCGCAGCCATGCCCGGTCCTGGGCGGCGCAGCTGGAGGCGGCCCGCCAGTTCCGGGACCGCGAGGGCCACCTCAAGGTTCCCCGTACGCACGTCGAGCGCGTCGGGGGCCGGGAGCTGCGCCTGGGCTCCTGGATCGCCAACCAGCGCTCGCGCGCGGACTCCCTCACCCCGGACCGGGTCGAGGCTCTCGAAGCGCTGGACATGCGCTGGTAG
- a CDS encoding glutamate decarboxylase, translated as MALHQTKDAHAPDADPDVFASALSGQILPKYRMPEDPAPTEVVYQLIRNELLLDGNAAQNLATFCTTWSDDGVHRLMNDCLDKNMIDKDEYPQTAEIEARCVNILADLWNAPAGSAAAGCSTTGSSEAAMLGGLALKWRWRARRTAQGLPADRPNLVCGPVQICWEKFARYFDVELRQVPLEPGATGLRPHQLAAHVDENTIGVVAILGVTYTCDYEPVAEIAAELDRIQAEHGWDVPIHVDGASGAFVAPFLHPDVVWDFRLPRVASVNTSGHKYGLAPLGVGWIVWRTADLLPAELVFDVDYLGGDMPTFALNFSRPGGEVIAQYYLFLRLGRGGYRRVQQACADTARYLASEIAAMGPFTLLYDGRGALPAVSYTLADPAGAGFSLYDLSERLRMRGWQVPSYPLPADRDDTVIQRVLVRHGVTRDQIALLVADLRRAVEHLQAAPPPAPATEPRSGFHH; from the coding sequence ATGGCTCTGCATCAGACGAAGGACGCGCACGCCCCAGACGCCGACCCGGACGTGTTCGCGTCCGCGCTGAGCGGCCAGATCCTCCCCAAGTACCGGATGCCGGAAGACCCCGCGCCCACCGAGGTCGTCTACCAACTCATCCGCAACGAACTCCTGTTGGACGGGAACGCCGCGCAGAACCTGGCCACCTTCTGCACCACCTGGTCCGACGACGGCGTCCACCGCCTGATGAACGACTGCCTCGACAAGAACATGATCGACAAGGACGAGTACCCGCAGACCGCCGAGATCGAGGCCCGCTGCGTCAACATCCTGGCCGACCTGTGGAACGCCCCCGCCGGCAGCGCCGCGGCCGGCTGCTCCACCACCGGTTCCAGCGAGGCCGCCATGCTCGGCGGACTCGCCCTCAAATGGCGCTGGCGCGCCCGCCGCACCGCCCAGGGCCTCCCCGCGGACCGCCCCAACCTGGTCTGCGGCCCGGTCCAGATCTGCTGGGAGAAGTTCGCCCGCTACTTCGACGTCGAGCTGCGCCAGGTCCCCCTGGAACCCGGCGCCACCGGACTGCGGCCCCACCAGCTCGCCGCGCACGTCGACGAGAACACCATCGGCGTCGTCGCCATCCTCGGCGTCACCTACACCTGCGACTACGAGCCCGTCGCCGAGATCGCCGCCGAACTCGACCGCATCCAGGCCGAGCACGGCTGGGACGTGCCCATCCACGTGGACGGCGCGAGCGGCGCCTTCGTCGCCCCCTTCCTCCACCCCGACGTGGTATGGGACTTCCGGCTGCCGCGCGTCGCCTCCGTCAACACCTCGGGCCACAAGTACGGACTCGCGCCCCTCGGCGTCGGCTGGATCGTCTGGCGCACCGCCGACCTGCTCCCCGCCGAACTCGTCTTCGACGTGGACTACCTCGGCGGCGACATGCCGACCTTCGCGCTCAACTTCTCCCGCCCCGGCGGCGAGGTCATCGCCCAGTACTACCTCTTCCTGCGCCTGGGCCGGGGCGGCTACCGCCGGGTGCAGCAGGCCTGCGCCGACACCGCCCGGTACCTGGCCTCCGAGATCGCCGCGATGGGCCCCTTCACCCTCCTCTACGACGGCCGCGGCGCCCTGCCCGCCGTCTCCTACACCCTCGCCGACCCGGCCGGAGCCGGCTTCAGCCTGTACGACCTCTCCGAGCGGCTGCGGATGCGCGGCTGGCAGGTGCCCTCGTACCCGCTGCCCGCCGACCGGGACGACACCGTCATCCAGCGGGTCCTCGTCCGGCACGGGGTGACCCGGGATCAGATCGCCCTGCTCGTCGCCGACCTGCGCCGCGCCGTGGAGCACCTCCAGGCCGCACCGCCGCCCGCACCCGCCACCGAACCGCGCTCCGGCTTCCACCACTAG
- a CDS encoding sensor histidine kinase, which yields MFRLPRPPRSLAGQLFAMQVLLVAVVVAGCAVFAYATARGQAEDAARRQAGAVARAVADSPSVLEAVREAVGGGDPTARLQPYAERVRVDSGVDFVTIMDPAGRRWTHPDPRRIGEPFLGNTAAALRGQTFSETYTGTLGPSIRVVTPLTDGGRVVGMVSAGITVDAISARLAEQLTALVWVAAAALALGGAGTYIVNARLRRHTHGMNAAELSRMYDYHQAALHGVREGLLMLDGRRRITLINDAGRELLGLRGAVAGSGVADLGLPAPLTGALLADRPRVDEVHLAADRVLVVNSSPVAGGGRRGTVVTLRDHTELQVLAGELDHERGFTQALRSQAHEAANRLHTVVSLIELGRADEAVEFATAELELAQALTDEVVTAVGEPVLVALLLGKAAQAHERGVELVVTPDSTAIDGAPGTPPARDLVTVVGNLVDNAMDALTGVPGGRIAVTVRRDGEGILLRVADSGPGLPEGVDVFRRGWSGKGEDRGLGLALVRQVAQRHGGTADASSGPCGGAEFTVRLPAPGRPAAGGPA from the coding sequence ATGTTCCGTTTGCCCCGGCCGCCGCGCAGCCTCGCCGGCCAGCTCTTCGCCATGCAGGTGCTGCTGGTCGCCGTGGTCGTGGCCGGGTGCGCCGTCTTCGCGTACGCCACCGCCCGCGGCCAGGCCGAGGACGCCGCGCGGAGGCAGGCCGGGGCCGTGGCCCGCGCGGTCGCCGACTCCCCGTCGGTCCTGGAAGCCGTACGGGAGGCCGTGGGCGGAGGCGACCCCACGGCCCGGCTCCAGCCGTACGCGGAGCGGGTGCGCGTCGACTCGGGCGTGGACTTCGTGACGATCATGGACCCGGCCGGGCGGCGCTGGACCCACCCCGACCCGCGCCGGATCGGCGAGCCCTTCCTCGGCAACACCGCCGCCGCCCTGCGCGGCCAGACCTTCAGCGAGACCTACACCGGCACCCTCGGACCCTCGATCCGAGTGGTCACCCCGCTCACGGACGGCGGCCGCGTCGTGGGCATGGTCAGCGCCGGGATCACCGTCGACGCGATCAGCGCGCGCCTCGCCGAGCAGCTCACCGCCCTCGTGTGGGTCGCGGCCGCGGCCCTGGCCCTCGGCGGGGCGGGCACGTACATCGTCAACGCCCGGCTGCGCCGGCACACCCACGGGATGAACGCGGCCGAGCTCAGCCGGATGTACGACTACCACCAGGCGGCCCTGCACGGCGTGCGCGAGGGACTGCTGATGCTCGACGGCCGGCGCAGGATCACCCTGATCAACGACGCCGGACGCGAACTGCTGGGCCTGCGGGGCGCGGTGGCCGGCTCCGGTGTCGCCGACCTGGGACTGCCCGCCCCGCTCACCGGAGCGCTGCTCGCCGACCGGCCGCGGGTGGACGAGGTGCACCTGGCCGCCGACCGGGTGCTCGTCGTCAACAGCTCACCCGTCGCGGGCGGCGGCCGCCGGGGCACCGTGGTCACCCTGCGCGATCACACCGAACTCCAGGTGCTGGCAGGCGAGCTGGACCACGAGCGGGGATTCACCCAGGCCCTGCGGTCCCAGGCGCACGAGGCGGCGAACCGGCTGCACACCGTCGTCTCGCTCATCGAGCTCGGCCGGGCGGACGAGGCGGTGGAGTTCGCCACCGCGGAGCTGGAGCTGGCGCAGGCCCTCACCGACGAGGTGGTGACCGCCGTCGGCGAACCGGTCCTGGTGGCGCTGCTCCTCGGCAAGGCCGCCCAGGCGCACGAGCGCGGCGTCGAGCTGGTGGTCACGCCCGACAGCACGGCCATCGACGGCGCGCCGGGGACTCCGCCGGCCCGGGACCTGGTCACCGTGGTCGGCAATCTCGTGGACAACGCCATGGACGCGCTCACCGGCGTGCCGGGCGGCCGGATCGCGGTCACCGTGCGCCGTGACGGGGAAGGGATCCTGCTGCGGGTGGCGGACAGCGGGCCCGGCCTCCCGGAGGGGGTGGACGTGTTCCGGCGCGGCTGGTCCGGCAAGGGCGAGGACCGGGGCCTCGGCCTGGCCCTCGTACGGCAGGTGGCGCAGCGCCACGGCGGCACCGCGGACGCCTCCTCGGGCCCCTGCGGCGGCGCCGAGTTCACCGTACGGCTGCCGGCGCCCGGGCGGCCCGCCGCGGGCGGGCCGGCATGA
- the melC1 gene encoding apotyrosinase chaperone MelC1, translating into MNKITRRQALGTTAGALTVLGLAGATARAASTDSRAAAAPAGTVDEVYKGRRIQITAGTGGGHHGGHHSPGLPTVRIDGRELHVMRNADGTWISVVNHYETFTDPASLARAAVRELQGAALAPFAPMGGTA; encoded by the coding sequence ATGAACAAGATCACCCGCCGGCAGGCCTTGGGCACCACTGCCGGTGCACTCACCGTCCTCGGACTGGCGGGCGCCACCGCGCGCGCCGCCTCCACCGACTCCCGGGCCGCCGCCGCCCCCGCCGGCACCGTCGACGAGGTGTACAAGGGCCGACGCATCCAGATAACCGCCGGCACGGGCGGCGGCCATCACGGCGGCCACCACTCCCCCGGCCTGCCCACCGTCCGGATAGACGGCCGCGAACTGCACGTGATGCGCAACGCCGACGGCACCTGGATCAGCGTGGTCAACCACTACGAGACATTCACCGACCCTGCCTCGCTGGCCCGGGCCGCCGTGCGCGAGCTCCAGGGCGCCGCGCTCGCCCCGTTCGCCCCCATGGGAGGTACGGCATGA
- a CDS encoding cation:dicarboxylate symporter family transporter, translated as MAATRDRTHYLYIAVIAAVLLGIAVGFAAPGVAVELKPLGTGFVNLIKMMISPVIFCTIVLGIGSVRKAAKVGAVGGLALGYFMVMSTVALAIGLLVGNLLDPGSGLHLTEAAKQAGEAQAKAGGAKSTPEFLLGIIPTTLVSAFTGGEVLQTLLVALLCGFALQAMGTAGEPVLRGIGHLQKLVFRILAMIMWAAPVGAFGAIAAVVGATGIDALKSLAVIMIGFYATCLIFVFVVLGTLLRVCTGVSVFSLLRYLGREFLLILSTSSSESALPRLIAKMEHLGVSRPVTGITVPTGYSFNLDGTAIYLTMASLFVAEAMGQPLALGEQISLLLFMVIASKGAAGVTGAGLATLAGGLQSHRPELVDGVGLIVGIDRFMSEARALTNFAGNAVATVLIGTWTKEFDRARAGEVLAGRLPFDETTLVDDAPHGPAGAVPPQPEAAKDGVPV; from the coding sequence GTGGCCGCCACGCGCGACAGAACGCACTATCTCTACATCGCGGTGATCGCCGCGGTGCTCCTCGGCATCGCCGTCGGCTTCGCCGCACCCGGCGTGGCCGTGGAGCTCAAGCCGCTGGGCACCGGCTTCGTCAACCTCATCAAGATGATGATCTCGCCCGTGATCTTCTGCACGATCGTGCTGGGCATCGGCTCGGTCCGCAAGGCGGCCAAGGTGGGCGCGGTGGGCGGGCTCGCCCTCGGCTACTTCATGGTGATGTCCACCGTGGCCCTCGCCATCGGCCTGCTCGTGGGCAACCTGCTGGACCCGGGCAGCGGGCTGCACCTGACCGAGGCGGCCAAGCAGGCCGGCGAGGCGCAGGCCAAGGCGGGCGGGGCGAAGAGCACGCCGGAGTTCCTGCTGGGGATCATCCCGACCACGCTGGTGTCCGCCTTCACCGGCGGCGAGGTGCTCCAGACGCTGCTGGTCGCGCTACTGTGCGGGTTCGCTCTGCAGGCCATGGGCACGGCGGGCGAGCCCGTGCTGCGCGGGATCGGGCACCTGCAGAAGCTGGTGTTCCGGATCCTGGCGATGATCATGTGGGCTGCCCCGGTGGGCGCCTTCGGGGCGATCGCGGCGGTGGTCGGGGCGACCGGCATCGACGCGTTGAAGTCACTGGCCGTCATCATGATCGGCTTCTACGCGACCTGCCTGATCTTCGTCTTCGTGGTGCTCGGCACGCTGCTGCGGGTGTGCACCGGGGTCAGCGTGTTCTCCCTGCTGCGCTACCTGGGACGGGAGTTCCTGCTGATCCTGTCCACCTCCTCCTCGGAGTCGGCGCTGCCGCGGCTCATCGCGAAGATGGAGCACCTGGGGGTATCCCGGCCGGTCACCGGCATCACGGTGCCGACCGGGTACTCCTTCAACCTGGACGGGACCGCGATCTACCTGACGATGGCCTCCCTGTTCGTCGCGGAGGCGATGGGGCAGCCGCTCGCGCTCGGCGAGCAGATCTCCCTGCTGCTGTTCATGGTCATCGCCTCGAAGGGCGCGGCCGGGGTGACCGGCGCGGGTCTGGCCACGCTCGCCGGCGGACTGCAGTCGCACCGGCCGGAACTGGTGGACGGGGTCGGCCTCATCGTCGGCATCGACCGGTTCATGAGCGAGGCCCGGGCGCTGACCAACTTCGCGGGCAACGCCGTCGCCACGGTGCTCATCGGCACGTGGACCAAGGAGTTCGACCGGGCACGGGCCGGCGAGGTGCTCGCCGGGCGGCTGCCGTTCGACGAGACCACGCTGGTCGACGACGCGCCGCACGGGCCGGCGGGCGCCGTCCCGCCCCAGCCCGAAGCGGCCAAGGACGGCGTACCGGTGTAA
- a CDS encoding sigma-70 family RNA polymerase sigma factor encodes MSTQHTAALVAAARAGDPRAQDELVGTHLPLVYNIVGRALNGSCDVDDVVQDTMLRALDGLGGLRADESFRSWLVAIAMNRVRAYWQARQSGYGESTLEAAGEVADPGADFVDLTVVRLNLAGQRRETARATRWLEPDDRALLSLWWLECAGELTRAEVAAALELSPQHTAVRVQRMKAQLEAARVVVRALDAQPVCEELRTLAAGWDGRPSALWRKRIARHARECVRCSGLWSGLVPAEGLLAGLALVPVSAALLAGVRAAGTAGFDPVAAAYGAGEGTGAGADFADTAAHAHFAPDVATAGGSRGALRKRRQNRRRVIGGAVLAACVAGGGLVYLGTLPGSGEKKTADAAAPAPLAALSASESALPSEPPSPSASASPSASASASPSPSASASPSAAASPTPTPSRSTSPSPKPPAPAPAPPGVAGQVVALVNSERAAAGCGPLKEDAQLRTAAQNHSDDMARRDYFSHTSPDGTDPGQRTTTAGYRWSTYGENIAKGQQTAQSVMDAWMKSPGHRANILNCSFKDIGVGIHQGAGGPWWTQNFGAK; translated from the coding sequence ATGAGCACTCAGCACACGGCAGCGCTGGTGGCAGCGGCCCGCGCGGGCGACCCCCGCGCGCAGGACGAACTCGTCGGCACGCACCTGCCGCTCGTCTACAACATCGTCGGCCGGGCCCTGAACGGGTCCTGTGACGTGGACGACGTGGTGCAGGACACGATGCTGCGGGCCCTCGACGGGCTGGGCGGCCTGCGCGCCGACGAGAGCTTCCGGTCCTGGCTGGTGGCGATCGCGATGAACCGGGTACGGGCGTACTGGCAGGCCCGCCAGAGCGGCTACGGCGAGTCCACCCTGGAGGCGGCGGGCGAGGTCGCCGACCCGGGGGCCGACTTCGTCGACCTGACCGTCGTCCGCCTGAACCTGGCCGGCCAGCGGCGCGAGACGGCCCGCGCCACCCGCTGGCTGGAGCCCGACGACCGGGCGCTGCTGTCGCTGTGGTGGCTGGAGTGCGCCGGGGAGCTGACCCGGGCCGAGGTCGCCGCCGCGCTGGAGCTGTCCCCGCAGCACACGGCGGTGCGGGTGCAGCGGATGAAGGCGCAGCTGGAGGCGGCCCGCGTGGTGGTGCGCGCCCTGGACGCCCAGCCGGTGTGCGAGGAGCTGCGGACGCTGGCGGCTGGCTGGGACGGCCGGCCCTCGGCGCTGTGGCGCAAGCGAATAGCCCGTCACGCGCGGGAATGCGTACGGTGCTCCGGCCTGTGGAGCGGCCTGGTCCCGGCGGAGGGACTGCTGGCCGGGCTGGCCCTGGTACCCGTCTCGGCGGCCCTGCTGGCCGGGGTCCGCGCGGCCGGTACGGCCGGCTTCGACCCCGTGGCCGCCGCCTACGGCGCCGGCGAAGGCACGGGCGCGGGCGCCGACTTCGCCGACACGGCGGCCCATGCGCACTTCGCCCCGGACGTGGCGACGGCGGGCGGGAGCCGGGGCGCGCTGCGCAAGCGCCGGCAGAACCGTCGGCGGGTCATCGGTGGGGCGGTGCTGGCCGCCTGTGTCGCGGGCGGCGGCCTGGTGTACCTCGGCACGCTCCCCGGCTCCGGCGAGAAGAAGACGGCCGACGCCGCCGCCCCGGCCCCGCTGGCCGCGCTCTCGGCCTCGGAATCCGCGCTCCCCTCCGAGCCGCCCTCGCCGTCCGCCTCCGCGTCCCCCTCGGCCTCCGCCTCCGCGTCCCCCTCGCCGTCGGCCTCCGCCTCCCCCAGTGCGGCCGCGAGCCCGACCCCGACGCCCAGCCGCAGCACCTCCCCGAGCCCGAAGCCCCCGGCGCCGGCGCCCGCCCCGCCGGGGGTGGCGGGCCAGGTCGTGGCGCTGGTCAACTCCGAGCGGGCGGCGGCGGGCTGCGGGCCGCTGAAGGAGGACGCCCAGCTGCGGACCGCCGCCCAGAACCACTCGGACGACATGGCCCGGCGGGACTACTTCTCGCACACCAGCCCCGACGGGACGGACCCGGGCCAGCGGACCACCACCGCCGGGTACCGCTGGTCGACGTACGGGGAGAACATCGCGAAGGGCCAGCAGACGGCCCAGTCGGTGATGGACGCCTGGATGAAGAGCCCGGGGCACCGCGCGAACATCCTCAACTGCTCCTTCAAGGACATCGGCGTCGGCATCCACCAGGGTGCGGGCGGTCCCTGGTGGACGCAGAACTTCGGGGCGAAGTAG
- a CDS encoding response regulator, protein MSAPEVRVLIVEDDPVAADAHALYVGRVPGFTAVAAVHSLAEATRVLERTRVDLLLLDLTLPDGHGLRFARGLRAAGHPVDVIVVTSARDLAVVRESVSLGVVQYVLKPFAFPTLRERLLRYAEFRATAGEAAGQDDVDRAMAALRAPRPAELPKGLSAPTLDRVAALLRSAPEGLTAAGAAEAAGISRITARRYLEHLVDTGRADRTPRYGQVGRPELHYRWLAATGSVSKV, encoded by the coding sequence ATGAGCGCCCCCGAGGTGCGGGTCCTGATCGTCGAGGACGACCCGGTCGCCGCCGACGCGCACGCGCTGTACGTCGGCCGGGTCCCCGGGTTCACCGCCGTCGCGGCCGTGCACTCGCTGGCCGAGGCCACCCGGGTCCTGGAGCGGACCCGCGTCGACCTGCTGCTGCTCGACCTCACCCTGCCCGACGGGCACGGCCTGCGCTTCGCCCGCGGGCTGCGGGCCGCCGGGCATCCCGTCGACGTCATCGTCGTGACCTCGGCCCGGGACCTGGCCGTGGTCCGCGAGAGCGTCTCGCTCGGCGTGGTCCAGTACGTGCTGAAGCCCTTCGCCTTCCCGACCCTGCGCGAACGGCTTCTGCGGTACGCCGAGTTCCGTGCGACGGCGGGCGAGGCGGCCGGCCAGGACGACGTGGACCGGGCGATGGCCGCCCTGCGCGCCCCGCGCCCGGCGGAACTCCCCAAGGGGCTGAGCGCGCCGACCCTGGACCGGGTCGCCGCGCTGTTGCGCTCGGCCCCCGAGGGGCTGACCGCGGCGGGGGCGGCCGAGGCGGCCGGGATCTCGCGGATCACCGCCCGCCGCTACCTGGAGCACCTGGTGGACACCGGCCGCGCGGACCGCACCCCCCGGTACGGCCAGGTCGGCCGCCCCGAACTGCACTACCGCTGGCTGGCGGCGACCGGCTCGGTGTCGAAGGTGTAG
- the melC2 gene encoding tyrosinase MelC2, producing the protein MTVRKNQAALTPEEKRAFTNALLELKRTGRYDRFVTTHNGFIMADTDSGDRVGHRSPSFLPWHRRFLLEFEAALQEVDANVTLPYWDWTADRTTRSSLWAADFLGGTGRARDGQVLDGPFAYATGKWNIGVRVDGRAYLRRALGQGVAELPTKAEVDAVLAMPVYDAAPWNSSSSGFRNNLEGWRGANLHNRVHVWVGGQMGTGVSPNDPVFWMHHAFVDKLWADWQARHPQSGYLPAAGTANVVDLHDTMRPWNDVTPADMLDHRKFYTFDTEPVAASQR; encoded by the coding sequence ATGACCGTCCGCAAGAACCAGGCCGCGCTCACTCCCGAGGAGAAGCGCGCCTTCACCAACGCGCTGCTGGAACTCAAGCGCACCGGCCGCTACGACCGCTTCGTCACCACCCACAACGGCTTCATCATGGCCGACACCGACTCGGGCGACCGGGTGGGCCACCGCTCCCCCTCCTTCCTGCCCTGGCACCGCCGGTTTCTCCTGGAGTTCGAGGCTGCTCTGCAGGAGGTGGACGCGAACGTCACGCTCCCGTACTGGGACTGGACCGCCGACCGCACCACCCGCTCCTCCCTCTGGGCCGCCGACTTCCTCGGCGGCACCGGCCGGGCCCGCGACGGCCAGGTCCTCGACGGACCCTTCGCCTACGCGACGGGCAAGTGGAACATAGGCGTACGGGTGGACGGGCGCGCCTACCTGCGCCGGGCGCTCGGCCAGGGCGTCGCCGAGCTGCCGACCAAGGCCGAGGTGGACGCCGTACTCGCCATGCCGGTGTACGACGCGGCCCCCTGGAACAGCTCCTCCAGCGGCTTCCGCAACAACCTGGAGGGCTGGCGGGGCGCCAACCTCCACAACCGGGTGCACGTGTGGGTCGGCGGCCAGATGGGCACCGGGGTCTCGCCCAACGACCCGGTGTTCTGGATGCACCACGCCTTCGTGGACAAGCTGTGGGCCGACTGGCAGGCCCGCCACCCGCAGTCCGGCTACCTGCCGGCGGCCGGGACGGCGAACGTCGTGGACCTGCACGACACGATGCGGCCGTGGAACGACGTGACCCCGGCGGACATGCTCGACCACCGGAAGTTCTACACCTTCGACACCGAGCCGGTCGCCGCCAGCCAGCGGTAG